A window from Candidatus Eisenbacteria bacterium encodes these proteins:
- a CDS encoding NAD-dependent DNA ligase LigA: protein RGGEVIPQVIRALPERRGGGEKPIRAPRACPSCGGPLVRDAEEVALRCENPACPMQLRRRLEHFGSRGAMDIAGLGRSTAEQLADAGLVEDVGDLYSLRAGQLLELEGFAEKSAAALVEAIAGSISRPWPRVLYALGIPHVGESTAELLAGEFPGWDALSGASVEQLDAVPGVGDVMAAAVAHFLRQPRLERVVAKLRRAGVTLAGPARQVRSRALEGRTLVLTGTLPHLTREQAAELIKSHGGSVAGSVSKKTDYVVAGEAAGSKLDKATALGVTLLDEAGLLALLGEKLP, encoded by the coding sequence AGCGCGGCGGCGAGGTGATCCCGCAGGTGATTCGCGCGCTGCCCGAGCGGCGCGGCGGCGGGGAGAAACCCATCCGCGCGCCGCGCGCCTGCCCCTCGTGCGGCGGGCCCCTGGTGCGCGACGCGGAGGAGGTGGCGCTGCGCTGCGAGAACCCGGCGTGCCCCATGCAGCTGCGCCGGCGCCTGGAGCATTTCGGCAGCCGCGGCGCCATGGACATCGCGGGGCTGGGTCGCTCCACCGCGGAGCAGCTCGCGGACGCGGGGCTGGTGGAGGACGTCGGGGACCTTTATTCCCTGCGCGCCGGCCAGCTCCTGGAGCTCGAGGGCTTCGCGGAGAAGAGCGCCGCGGCGCTGGTGGAGGCCATCGCGGGCTCCATCTCGCGCCCATGGCCGCGGGTCCTGTACGCGCTGGGCATCCCGCACGTGGGTGAATCCACCGCGGAGCTGCTGGCGGGGGAGTTCCCCGGCTGGGACGCGCTGTCCGGGGCGTCCGTGGAGCAGCTCGATGCCGTGCCCGGGGTGGGGGACGTGATGGCCGCGGCGGTGGCGCACTTCCTGCGGCAGCCGCGCCTGGAGCGGGTGGTGGCGAAGCTCCGCCGGGCCGGGGTGACGCTGGCCGGGCCGGCCCGCCAGGTTCGCTCCCGCGCGCTGGAGGGCCGCACGCTGGTGCTCACCGGGACCCTGCCGCACCTCACGCGGGAACAGGCCGCCGAACTGATCAAGTCCCACGGCGGAAGCGTCGCCGGCAGCGTGAGCAAGAAGACCGACTACGTGGTCGCGGGCGAGGCCGCCGGCTCCAAGCTGGACAAGGCCACCGCACTGGGGGTGACCTTGCTCGACGAGGCGGGTCTCCTGGCACTTCTGGGAGAGAAGCTCCCGTGA
- the ligA gene encoding NAD-dependent DNA ligase LigA: MREARPRGRKRMPAATGLRGRGWMTYAAICLGFAAAGPGAAATSPRVESVRVEGNRVLSTAEVRARLGLVAGLAFDSLAASAGLDALLGRYREVGRLAASARLWLEGDSARPEVRVRVEEGPAARVDSFAVLGAAALDWGALRPSLELRPGAAFGPGALERDVARILDAYAERGHPYASLRPQDFAEGPGGLSFRYAVDEGPEVRLARLEVEGVTRTDTLRVLRQAGLRVGEIFDRSRVEHAVWRLRRLGAFDRADAGLLAGGGSGTLRYRVHEGGTSSAQGVIGWSSESHTLTGLFDLQLQNLGGGRSGRFRLDARGNGVTDYELAAREPMVFGSPLTLEGGLGQHLEDTLYTQTRVRAGLEAEVFPFALATVGAEWERVVAGVGPVLVERISRLRVSLEWDRRDDPLAPTGGILLRLRSSFGSRSREFRAGGAEGGTLREDELDAEAYLRPAGAGRVVALRGFARGLRSPEHPAPAYRQYLLGGATTLRGYREQQFRGPVVGLASAEWRWLAGEAGSYAFVFLDAGFVRLEFAAGGDYAAVNLVRLGYGGGVRVPTRLGLLGVDYAWGESTSPLGGKIHVSVRSRLMSRLQELEAAHPALVTPDSPTQRVAGSPIEGFRTVRHAAPMMSLLNTYSVDELREFDARLRKASGREVLDYCVELKIDGVAVSLTYRDGVFVEGATRGDGVQGDDITGNLRTIQALPLRLRGPAARGELVVRGECYMAWPEFEAYNRACEESGGDPLSNPRNGTAGSLKLLDPREVARRPLTYFAYTLVEPARRGVTTQAGALEGMRGAGLRVNPFATRARGLDEVLAAVEAWRTRRDTLEYDTDGLVIKVDELALHAELGATAKAPRWGVAFKYPPPEAETTLLDVLFQVGRMGQVTPVAVLEPVSLRGIVIARATLHNFEDVARKDLRVGDRG, from the coding sequence GGGGCTGGACGCGCTGCTGGGCCGCTACCGCGAAGTCGGCCGGCTGGCGGCCTCGGCGCGGCTGTGGCTGGAGGGCGACTCCGCGCGGCCGGAGGTGCGGGTGCGGGTGGAGGAGGGCCCGGCCGCACGGGTGGATTCGTTTGCCGTGCTGGGTGCCGCGGCGCTCGACTGGGGCGCGCTGCGCCCGTCGCTGGAACTGCGCCCGGGAGCCGCCTTCGGCCCCGGCGCGCTGGAGCGCGACGTGGCGCGCATCCTGGACGCCTACGCCGAGCGAGGGCATCCGTACGCTTCGCTGCGGCCCCAGGACTTCGCGGAGGGGCCGGGGGGACTGAGCTTCCGCTACGCGGTGGACGAGGGTCCGGAGGTCCGGCTGGCGCGCCTCGAAGTGGAGGGCGTCACCCGCACCGACACCCTCCGGGTCTTGCGGCAGGCGGGTCTGCGGGTGGGTGAGATATTCGACCGCTCGCGCGTGGAGCACGCGGTGTGGCGGCTGCGCCGGCTCGGGGCGTTCGACCGCGCGGACGCCGGGTTGCTGGCCGGCGGTGGATCGGGCACCCTCCGCTACCGGGTGCACGAGGGCGGCACCAGCTCGGCCCAGGGGGTGATCGGCTGGTCCAGTGAAAGCCACACGCTGACCGGGTTGTTCGACCTGCAGCTGCAGAACCTGGGGGGTGGCCGTTCCGGCCGGTTCCGGCTGGATGCTCGCGGGAATGGCGTGACCGACTACGAGCTGGCGGCCCGCGAACCCATGGTGTTCGGCAGCCCGCTCACGCTGGAGGGCGGGCTGGGGCAGCACCTGGAGGACACGCTGTACACCCAGACCCGGGTCCGGGCGGGACTCGAGGCGGAGGTGTTTCCGTTCGCGCTGGCCACGGTGGGGGCGGAGTGGGAGCGAGTGGTGGCGGGCGTGGGACCGGTGCTGGTGGAGCGCATCTCCCGGTTGCGGGTGTCGCTCGAGTGGGACCGGCGGGACGACCCCCTTGCGCCGACCGGGGGGATCCTGCTTAGGTTGCGGAGCAGCTTCGGCTCGCGCTCGCGGGAGTTCCGCGCCGGGGGCGCCGAGGGGGGCACGCTGCGGGAGGACGAGCTGGACGCGGAGGCCTACCTGCGCCCGGCGGGCGCGGGCCGGGTGGTGGCGCTGCGGGGGTTCGCGCGCGGCCTGCGCTCCCCGGAGCACCCCGCGCCGGCGTACCGCCAGTACCTGCTCGGCGGGGCCACCACGCTGCGAGGCTATCGCGAGCAGCAGTTCCGCGGCCCGGTGGTGGGCCTGGCCTCGGCCGAGTGGCGCTGGCTGGCCGGCGAGGCCGGCAGCTACGCGTTCGTGTTCCTGGACGCGGGCTTCGTGCGCCTGGAGTTCGCGGCCGGCGGCGATTACGCCGCCGTGAACCTGGTCCGCCTGGGCTACGGCGGCGGGGTGCGGGTGCCCACGCGCCTGGGGTTGCTGGGAGTTGACTACGCCTGGGGCGAGAGCACCTCGCCGTTGGGCGGCAAGATCCACGTTTCCGTCCGGAGCAGGCTGATGTCCCGCCTGCAGGAGTTGGAGGCCGCGCACCCCGCGCTGGTCACGCCCGACTCGCCGACGCAGCGCGTGGCCGGCAGCCCCATCGAGGGCTTCCGCACCGTCCGCCACGCCGCACCCATGATGAGCCTGCTCAATACCTACTCGGTGGACGAGCTGCGCGAGTTCGACGCCCGGCTGCGCAAGGCCTCGGGTCGCGAGGTCCTGGACTACTGCGTGGAGCTCAAGATTGACGGCGTGGCGGTGAGCCTGACCTACAGGGACGGCGTGTTCGTGGAAGGCGCCACCCGGGGCGACGGCGTGCAGGGCGACGACATCACCGGCAATCTCAGGACGATCCAGGCCCTGCCGCTCCGCCTGCGCGGTCCCGCGGCCCGCGGGGAGCTGGTGGTGCGCGGCGAGTGCTACATGGCCTGGCCGGAGTTCGAGGCCTACAACCGCGCCTGCGAGGAATCCGGCGGCGATCCGCTCAGCAACCCCCGCAACGGTACCGCCGGCTCGCTCAAGCTGCTCGACCCGCGCGAGGTGGCGCGCCGCCCGCTGACCTACTTCGCGTACACGCTGGTGGAGCCCGCGCGGCGCGGCGTGACCACCCAGGCCGGGGCGCTGGAGGGGATGCGGGGGGCGGGGCTGCGGGTGAACCCCTTCGCCACGCGCGCGCGGGGCCTCGACGAGGTGCTGGCGGCGGTGGAGGCGTGGCGGACGCGGCGCGACACGTTGGAGTACGACACCGACGGCCTGGTGATCAAGGTGGACGAGCTGGCGCTGCACGCCGAGCTGGGGGCCACCGCGAAGGCGCCCCGGTGGGGCGTGGCGTTCAAGTACCCGCCCCCGGAGGCCGAGACCACGCTGCTCGACGTGCTGTTCCAGGTGGGGCGCATGGGCCAGGTGACGCCCGTGGCGGTGCTGGAGCCGGTGAGCCTGCGTGGCATCGTGATCGCGCGCGCCACGCTGCACAACTTCGAGGACGTGGCGCGCAAGGACCTGCGCGTGGGCGACCGGGG
- a CDS encoding ATP-dependent DNA helicase, which yields MTDTAGLRLEEALRLEHPRYEPRPDQGRMASDVADCLQRGGVLLAEAPTGLGKTLAYLLPAVEWARASGQPVVVSTHTKSLQDQILDSELPILGRALGGDVRVVRLKGRENYLCRSRVEGFLAERAGTPEARRLEALLASVPDGDLSAVDDGDNAWEPFRGQELDAGHCPSEICRDTRGCWLRKARRQAQEAHVVVVNHALWLTDRMAGGVVLPEFSRLVVDEAHHLPDAFTRALSVRFTQRSFGVALDRLLGKPRAAGQLKALQAALKGHAQGDVFAGSGSASLEREREAARALQEALEAVRPAGEGAFEDLSRVAGQGGRVRLDGCSDPTEVFPPRLDDLLDRLRDALRAGEAWRALAPEEPDSASKLRPYVVRSLGQWEKEAQALLALTGPIPDGRCATLEFSRPSGVTLESVPWNVGREASAELTGRLESVVLTSATLAADGKFDYLCGRLGLEAGDVRAEAYVSGIDPARQLLALSVSGVPDPREPGYLEAAADTVAELATLGRNTLVLATSWESLRGLAGLLEPRVPQLLTQDDPRRRSQLARRFRGARGAVLLGVQSFWEGVDFPGEALEVLVMLRLPFGVPTDPVFEARKRDYEARGLDPFRDLAVPEAVLRFRQGVGRLLRRSTDRGVFVLLDRRAGGSGYGRSFVAALGTPLRQARGAREAAAAAGEFLGAGTVTEG from the coding sequence GTGACCGACACCGCCGGCCTGCGCCTCGAGGAGGCGCTGCGCCTCGAACACCCGCGCTACGAGCCCCGCCCCGACCAGGGCCGCATGGCCTCGGACGTGGCCGACTGCCTGCAGCGCGGCGGCGTGCTGCTGGCCGAGGCACCCACCGGCCTGGGCAAGACCCTGGCCTACCTGCTGCCCGCCGTGGAATGGGCCCGGGCCTCGGGCCAGCCGGTGGTGGTCTCCACGCACACCAAGAGCCTCCAGGACCAGATCCTGGACTCGGAGCTGCCCATCCTGGGCCGCGCGCTGGGCGGCGACGTGCGCGTGGTGCGCCTCAAGGGGCGCGAGAACTACCTGTGTCGCTCGCGCGTGGAGGGCTTCCTGGCGGAGCGCGCCGGCACTCCGGAGGCGCGCCGGCTGGAGGCGCTGCTGGCCTCCGTGCCCGACGGCGATCTCAGCGCCGTGGACGACGGGGACAACGCGTGGGAGCCCTTCCGGGGCCAGGAGCTGGACGCCGGTCACTGCCCCTCCGAGATCTGCCGCGACACCCGGGGCTGCTGGCTGCGCAAGGCCCGCCGCCAGGCGCAGGAGGCCCACGTGGTGGTGGTGAACCACGCGCTGTGGCTCACCGACCGCATGGCGGGCGGCGTGGTGCTGCCGGAGTTCAGCCGGCTGGTGGTGGACGAGGCGCACCACCTGCCGGACGCGTTCACCCGGGCCCTCTCGGTGCGCTTCACGCAGCGTTCCTTCGGGGTCGCCCTGGACCGGTTGCTGGGCAAGCCGCGCGCCGCGGGGCAGCTGAAGGCGCTGCAGGCGGCGCTCAAGGGCCATGCGCAAGGCGACGTGTTCGCCGGGTCGGGCTCCGCGTCCCTCGAGCGCGAGCGGGAGGCGGCCCGCGCGCTGCAGGAGGCGCTGGAGGCGGTGCGCCCCGCGGGGGAGGGGGCCTTCGAGGATCTCTCCCGGGTGGCCGGGCAGGGCGGCCGGGTGCGCCTGGACGGGTGCTCCGATCCCACCGAGGTGTTTCCCCCGCGGCTGGACGACCTGCTGGACCGGCTGCGCGACGCCCTGCGCGCCGGGGAGGCATGGCGCGCCCTGGCGCCGGAGGAGCCGGACTCCGCCTCGAAGCTCCGCCCCTACGTGGTGCGCTCGCTGGGACAGTGGGAGAAGGAGGCCCAGGCGCTGCTCGCACTCACCGGGCCCATCCCGGATGGGCGCTGTGCCACGCTGGAATTCAGCCGGCCCTCCGGGGTGACCCTGGAGAGTGTGCCGTGGAACGTGGGGCGCGAGGCGAGCGCGGAGCTGACCGGGCGGCTGGAGTCGGTGGTGCTCACGTCGGCCACCCTCGCCGCGGACGGCAAGTTCGACTATCTTTGCGGCAGGCTGGGCCTGGAGGCCGGGGACGTGCGCGCGGAGGCGTACGTGTCGGGGATCGACCCGGCACGGCAGCTGCTCGCGCTGAGTGTGAGCGGCGTGCCCGACCCGCGCGAGCCGGGCTACCTGGAGGCGGCGGCGGACACGGTGGCGGAGCTGGCCACGCTGGGTCGCAACACGCTGGTGCTGGCCACCTCGTGGGAGTCCCTGCGCGGGCTCGCCGGGCTGCTGGAGCCGCGGGTGCCGCAGCTGCTGACGCAGGACGATCCGCGGCGGCGCAGCCAGCTGGCGCGCCGCTTCCGCGGCGCCCGCGGGGCGGTGCTGCTGGGGGTGCAGAGCTTCTGGGAGGGCGTGGACTTCCCGGGCGAGGCCCTCGAAGTGCTGGTGATGCTGCGCCTGCCCTTCGGAGTGCCCACGGACCCGGTGTTCGAAGCCCGCAAGCGCGATTACGAGGCCCGCGGCCTGGACCCGTTCCGCGACCTGGCGGTCCCCGAAGCGGTGTTGCGGTTCCGGCAGGGCGTGGGCCGGCTGCTGCGCAGGTCCACCGACCGGGGCGTGTTCGTGCTGCTGGACCGGCGGGCCGGCGGTTCCGGCTACGGGCGGAGTTTTGTCGCGGCGCTGGGCACGCCGCTCAGGCAGGCGCGCGGAGCGCGAGAGGCGGCCGCGGCCGCGGGCGAGTTCCTTGGCGCCGGCACGGTGACGGAGGGTTGA